A single genomic interval of Aureliella helgolandensis harbors:
- a CDS encoding FliA/WhiG family RNA polymerase sigma factor, with protein MATKTAPNEEIQEVWKQYKADSENVDLRNRLIEQYMPLVRYNGDRIWQRLPDGVELDDLISAGIFGLMDAIDAFDTDRGVKFETYCVPRIRGAMLDELRSMDWVPRLVRSKASKLGEAKKKLEARYGRAPTEREISAHMEISVAEVEKMQADASAVNLVSLNKKWYETDSYKDVREIDILEDKKGEDPTRRVQKGDLMRLVTKGLNRNERLIIILYYYEELTMKEIGATLDLSESRVSQMHSSIVARLQEQLGRRRPEFGT; from the coding sequence ATGGCAACGAAGACCGCGCCGAACGAAGAAATCCAAGAAGTTTGGAAACAATACAAAGCTGATTCCGAGAACGTCGATTTGCGTAATCGACTCATCGAACAGTACATGCCACTCGTTCGCTATAACGGCGACCGAATTTGGCAACGCTTACCCGACGGAGTCGAGCTTGATGACTTGATCAGCGCGGGAATCTTTGGCCTCATGGATGCCATCGATGCCTTTGACACCGATCGTGGCGTCAAGTTCGAGACGTATTGCGTGCCGCGGATTCGCGGTGCCATGCTCGACGAACTTCGCTCCATGGACTGGGTACCGCGTCTCGTTCGCAGTAAAGCCAGCAAATTGGGCGAAGCAAAAAAGAAGTTGGAAGCTCGCTATGGTCGCGCTCCTACTGAACGAGAAATCTCCGCTCATATGGAGATTAGTGTCGCCGAAGTTGAGAAGATGCAAGCCGACGCAAGTGCCGTCAATTTGGTCAGCCTCAACAAGAAGTGGTACGAAACCGACAGCTATAAAGACGTGCGAGAAATTGACATTCTCGAGGACAAGAAGGGGGAAGACCCAACCCGTCGCGTCCAAAAGGGCGACTTGATGCGATTGGTCACCAAGGGACTCAACCGCAACGAACGGCTGATCATCATTCTTTATTACTATGAAGAACTGACCATGAAGGAGATCGGGGCCACCCTCGATCTTAGCGAGAGTCGCGTCAGCCAAATGCACTCGAGCATTGTTGCCAGACTCCAAGAACAACTGGGACGCCGACGTCCAGAATTTGGGACCTAG